The following proteins are encoded in a genomic region of Candidatus Methylospira mobilis:
- a CDS encoding Re/Si-specific NAD(P)(+) transhydrogenase subunit alpha yields MRIGVPKEIHTGEKRVATTPEVAEKLQKLGFTVAVEAGAGAAANFPDEAYQEVGVEIIHNPSELWATADIILKVRAPEKQDDGVNEIERLHEGGTLISFIWPGQNSELMEQLSNRKATVLAMDSVPRISRAQKLDALSSMANIAGYRAVIEAANQFGRFFTGQITAAGKVPPAKVFVIGVGVAGLAAIGAAGGLGAIVRASDTRPEVKDQVKSMGAEFVEVDYKEEGSGVGGYAKVMSEGYQAAQRAMYAKQAQDVDIIITTALIPGKPAPLLITADMVRSMKPGSVIVDLAAEQGGNCELTEPNQIIVTHGVTIIGYTDLPSRLAKQASTLYATNLLRLLEELTPAKDGNINVNMEDEVIRGATVIKEGGITWPPPPPRISATPAQSAPKAAPLTEAKPAPKSSPVKSGLLIALAAAAFYGLGAYAPAAFMAHFTVFVLACFVGYMVIWNVTPALHTPLMSVTNAISSIIAIGALIQISSPGHLLIGLATLAIALTSVNMVGGFWVTQRMLSMFRR; encoded by the coding sequence TGAGGTTGCCGAGAAACTGCAAAAGCTGGGCTTTACAGTCGCGGTCGAAGCCGGAGCCGGCGCTGCGGCAAACTTTCCCGACGAGGCCTACCAGGAAGTCGGAGTCGAGATTATCCACAATCCGTCCGAGCTATGGGCAACCGCCGACATCATTCTCAAGGTACGGGCGCCGGAAAAGCAGGACGACGGGGTCAACGAAATCGAACGCCTGCACGAAGGCGGCACGCTGATCAGCTTCATCTGGCCTGGTCAGAACTCGGAGTTGATGGAACAACTCAGCAACCGTAAAGCCACGGTATTGGCAATGGACAGCGTACCGCGCATCTCGCGGGCGCAAAAACTGGACGCGCTCAGCTCCATGGCCAATATCGCCGGTTACCGAGCGGTGATCGAAGCTGCCAATCAATTCGGACGCTTCTTCACCGGACAGATAACCGCCGCCGGTAAAGTACCGCCCGCCAAGGTCTTCGTCATCGGCGTCGGCGTTGCCGGTCTTGCCGCAATAGGCGCGGCCGGCGGACTCGGCGCGATAGTCCGCGCTTCGGATACCCGCCCCGAAGTCAAGGATCAGGTCAAGAGCATGGGCGCCGAGTTCGTCGAAGTCGATTACAAGGAAGAAGGCAGCGGCGTCGGCGGTTACGCGAAAGTCATGAGCGAAGGCTATCAGGCCGCGCAACGCGCGATGTACGCAAAACAAGCGCAGGATGTCGACATCATTATCACCACCGCGCTGATACCGGGTAAACCGGCGCCGCTGCTGATAACGGCCGACATGGTGCGCTCGATGAAGCCCGGTAGCGTCATCGTCGATCTGGCGGCGGAACAGGGCGGCAACTGCGAGTTGACCGAACCCAATCAGATTATCGTTACCCACGGCGTGACCATCATCGGCTATACCGACCTGCCCAGCCGTCTGGCGAAACAGGCCAGCACGCTGTACGCAACCAATCTGCTGCGGCTGCTCGAAGAACTGACGCCGGCCAAGGACGGCAACATCAACGTCAATATGGAAGACGAAGTCATACGCGGTGCAACCGTCATCAAGGAAGGCGGCATCACCTGGCCGCCACCGCCGCCGCGCATTTCGGCTACGCCGGCTCAATCCGCCCCCAAAGCGGCTCCGCTCACGGAAGCAAAACCCGCACCAAAATCCTCCCCAGTTAAATCCGGGCTGCTGATAGCTCTGGCAGCGGCGGCTTTCTACGGACTGGGCGCTTACGCCCCCGCTGCATTCATGGCGCATTTCACCGTTTTCGTACTGGCCTGCTTCGTCGGCTACATGGTGATCTGGAATGTGACTCCGGCATTGCACACCCCGCTGATGAGCGTCACCAACGCCATCAGCAGCATTATCGCCATCGGCGCATTGATACAAATCTCATCGCCGGGACACCTGCTGATCGGTCTGGCGACTTTGGCCATCGCGCTGACCTCGGTCAACATGGTCGGTGGATTCTGGGTCACGCAACGCATGCTCAGCATGTTCAGACGCTAA
- the pntB gene encoding Re/Si-specific NAD(P)(+) transhydrogenase subunit beta — protein sequence MSEGLVTVSYIGATILFILSLGGLSNPETARRGNLYGIVGMTIAIVATLLEPRVNNYVPIIIAMLIGGSIGVFAATRIKMTEMPELVALMHSLVGLAAVLVGYANYMDTTSHFSGAEKSIHEVEIYVGILIGAVTFSGSVIAFLKLSARMSGKPLTLPLRHWLNLGLLIAVIVFGCKFLQAESIEAGYLPLAVMTGIALLFGIHMVMAIGGADMPVVVSMLNSYSGWAAAATGFMLSNDLLIVVGALVGSSGAILSYIMCKAMNRSFISVIAGGFGTDGGKPATSGANVPQGEVTPISAGDTAELLREASSVIIVPGYGMAVAQAQHTVYEITRLLREKGVNVRFGIHPVAGRMPGHMNVLLAEAKVPYDIVMEMDEINEDFPETDVAMVIGANDIVNPGAQEDPDSPIAGMPVLEVWKAKTSIVMKRSMASGYAGVDNPLFYKENNRMLFGDAKKMLDEVLSVLKT from the coding sequence ATGTCAGAAGGATTAGTTACTGTTTCCTATATCGGCGCCACCATCCTGTTCATACTGAGCCTGGGCGGTTTATCCAACCCTGAAACTGCAAGACGCGGCAATCTGTACGGCATAGTCGGTATGACTATCGCCATAGTCGCCACCTTGCTGGAACCGAGAGTCAACAATTATGTTCCGATCATCATTGCGATGCTGATCGGCGGCAGTATCGGTGTTTTTGCGGCTACCCGCATCAAAATGACCGAAATGCCGGAGCTGGTCGCGCTGATGCACAGTCTGGTCGGCCTCGCTGCGGTGCTGGTGGGTTACGCGAATTACATGGACACCACCAGCCATTTCAGCGGCGCGGAGAAATCCATTCATGAAGTCGAAATCTACGTCGGCATCCTGATCGGCGCCGTGACCTTCTCGGGATCAGTCATCGCGTTCCTGAAGCTTTCCGCGCGCATGAGCGGTAAACCGCTGACCTTGCCGCTTCGGCACTGGCTCAATCTGGGTCTGCTGATCGCGGTAATTGTGTTCGGCTGCAAGTTCCTGCAGGCGGAAAGCATCGAAGCCGGCTACCTGCCGCTGGCGGTCATGACCGGCATCGCGCTGCTGTTCGGCATCCATATGGTCATGGCCATCGGCGGCGCCGACATGCCTGTGGTGGTATCGATGCTGAACAGCTATTCGGGATGGGCGGCGGCGGCCACCGGCTTCATGCTGTCCAACGACCTGCTGATCGTTGTCGGCGCATTGGTCGGCTCCAGCGGTGCGATCCTCAGCTACATCATGTGTAAAGCCATGAACCGCAGTTTCATTTCGGTGATTGCGGGCGGCTTCGGCACCGACGGCGGCAAACCGGCAACTTCAGGCGCAAACGTCCCGCAAGGCGAAGTCACGCCGATCAGCGCGGGAGACACTGCCGAACTGCTGCGTGAAGCCTCCAGCGTCATCATCGTACCCGGTTACGGCATGGCGGTTGCGCAAGCCCAGCATACGGTTTATGAGATCACCAGGCTGCTGCGCGAAAAAGGCGTCAACGTCCGCTTCGGCATCCACCCGGTTGCCGGACGCATGCCGGGCCATATGAACGTGCTGCTGGCTGAAGCCAAGGTGCCTTACGACATCGTCATGGAAATGGACGAAATCAACGAAGACTTCCCGGAAACCGATGTGGCGATGGTTATCGGCGCCAACGATATCGTCAATCCGGGCGCGCAGGAAGACCCGGACAGCCCGATCGCAGGCATGCCGGTGCTTGAGGTCTGGAAGGCGAAAACCTCCATCGTGATGAAGCGCAGCATGGCGTCCGGCTATGCCGGCGTCGACAATCCGCTGTTCTACAAGGAAAATAACCGGATGCTGTTCGGCGACGCCAAGAAAATGCTGGATGAGGTATTATCAGTTTTAAAAACCTGA
- a CDS encoding multicopper oxidase family protein translates to MHTTAIDRRRFIQLAGLSGLAAACKPSWLYAATEGRYAREASPEFHADVEFELTAGVTSVPMMPGKHTVVWRYSGKLLKGPETALVDLPGTHLGPILFFEKGQKVRIYFRNDLPEANIVHWHGLHVPQIMDGHPMYDVKTGSGYVYEFTITNRAGTYMYHAHTHEATGRQVYNGLAGLIIVTDAEDRILDLPRGEYDQPIVLQDRSFDADNQLQYVQSMRDRHMGMLGDEMIVNGKRHFVLPVATRAYRLRLMNGSNSRIYKLAWEDGTPLTVIATDGGLLEKPVTRAFVMLAPGERVDLWADFSGRKIDTDLTMKSLPFSGAMPGHGDGRGARSGMDHGGQGGGMMGHGMMGVMHGGEGGASGMHQGMNRMNHDEQSAGGGGADGHGGMGMASNSALPLGGEYAVFKVHIMREEKETHQLPSTLTKHDRLQRADAENAQSPRKITLSMARMQWLLNGREFEMEGASPEETITMGTLQLIEFDNGYTTGQHGMGMSGMSGMAHPMHIHGQQFQIIERKIRDDLSGGYDTVSPGYVDDGWKDVVLVMPGEKVTLLKRFDHFKGLFLYHCHNLEHESMGMMRNFKVV, encoded by the coding sequence ATGCACACTACAGCGATAGATCGCCGCCGTTTTATTCAATTAGCCGGGTTGAGCGGGCTTGCAGCCGCCTGCAAGCCTTCCTGGTTGTATGCCGCAACCGAAGGGCGCTACGCCAGAGAGGCGTCGCCGGAGTTTCATGCCGATGTAGAATTTGAACTGACGGCGGGCGTCACTTCCGTACCGATGATGCCGGGTAAGCACACGGTAGTCTGGCGTTATTCAGGCAAGCTGCTAAAGGGGCCGGAAACCGCGCTGGTCGACTTGCCGGGTACGCATCTGGGGCCGATACTGTTTTTTGAAAAAGGCCAGAAGGTGCGTATCTATTTCAGGAACGATCTGCCTGAGGCCAATATCGTGCATTGGCACGGTCTGCATGTGCCTCAGATCATGGACGGTCACCCGATGTATGACGTTAAGACGGGCAGCGGTTATGTCTATGAGTTTACCATCACCAATCGCGCCGGAACCTATATGTATCATGCGCACACGCACGAAGCGACCGGACGCCAGGTTTACAACGGGTTGGCGGGTTTGATTATCGTCACCGATGCCGAAGACCGTATTCTGGACTTGCCGCGCGGCGAATACGATCAACCGATAGTGTTGCAGGATCGCAGTTTCGATGCCGACAATCAGTTGCAATATGTACAAAGCATGCGTGACCGGCATATGGGGATGCTGGGCGATGAAATGATCGTTAACGGCAAGCGCCATTTTGTGCTGCCGGTTGCGACGCGCGCTTACCGGCTGCGATTGATGAACGGGTCCAACTCGCGCATTTACAAGCTGGCCTGGGAAGACGGTACGCCGCTGACTGTGATCGCTACCGACGGCGGTTTGCTGGAAAAACCGGTCACGCGCGCTTTTGTGATGCTGGCTCCGGGCGAGCGCGTGGATTTGTGGGCCGACTTTTCCGGGCGTAAAATCGATACCGATTTGACGATGAAGAGCTTGCCGTTTTCAGGCGCGATGCCTGGTCATGGCGATGGCCGCGGCGCGCGCTCCGGGATGGATCATGGCGGTCAAGGCGGGGGCATGATGGGGCATGGCATGATGGGTGTGATGCATGGCGGCGAGGGCGGCGCTTCCGGCATGCATCAGGGAATGAACAGGATGAATCATGATGAACAAAGTGCCGGGGGGGGGGGAGCCGACGGACACGGCGGAATGGGCATGGCGAGTAATTCAGCTTTGCCGCTTGGCGGCGAGTATGCGGTTTTCAAAGTGCATATCATGCGTGAAGAGAAGGAAACGCATCAGTTGCCGTCCACGTTGACCAAACACGATCGTCTGCAACGCGCCGATGCCGAGAATGCGCAATCGCCACGGAAAATAACACTGTCGATGGCGCGCATGCAATGGCTGCTTAATGGCCGCGAATTCGAAATGGAAGGCGCCAGTCCGGAAGAAACGATTACGATGGGCACCTTGCAGCTTATCGAATTCGACAACGGTTACACTACCGGACAGCATGGCATGGGAATGTCGGGAATGTCGGGAATGGCGCATCCGATGCATATACATGGCCAACAGTTTCAGATTATCGAACGCAAGATCAGAGATGATTTAAGCGGCGGTTACGATACGGTGAGTCCGGGCTATGTCGACGACGGCTGGAAGGATGTGGTGCTGGTCATGCCGGGCGAGAAGGTCACGCTGCTCAAGCGTTTCGATCATTTCAAGGGGCTGTTTCTATATCATTGCCATAATCTGGAGCATGAATCCATGGGCATGATGCGGAATTTCAAGGTGGTTTGA